GACGGTCCGTTCGTCCTCACTGACGGCGGACGCGATCGTGTTCAAGCTGGCGATGCCGTCGCGCGCGACGATGCACTGGAGGATCCGCCGATCCATCTCGTCCAAACCCAGTTCGTCGACGCCCAGCGTTTCGAGTGTGTCGCGAGCGATCTCTTGAGTGATGGTCCCGTCGCCGTGAACCATCGCGTAGTCGCGGATACGGCGCAGCAGTCGCTTGGCGACTCGCGGCGTTCCGCGAGAGCGACCCGCGATCTCTTCAGCGCCCCCCGGAGCCAGTGTCACGCTCATCAATCGCGCGTCCCGCGCGATGATCTGTCGCAGGCTCTCCTCTGCGTAGTAGTCCAGCCGCAGCCGAACGCCGAATCGGTCGCGCAGCGGGCCCGACAGGAGCCCCTCCTTCGTCGTCGCGCCGATCAGCGTGAAGCGCGGCAGCGGAAGGCGCACCGGACGCGCACCGGGACCTCCCTGACCGAGGACGATGTCCAGCGCGAAGTCCTCCATCGCCGGATAGAGGATTTCCTGGGCTCGAATGTTGACCCGGTGCACCTCGTCGATGAAGAGGACATCGCCCTTTTCCATCGTCGTCAGAAGCTGCGAAAGCTCGAGACGCTCGAGCACGGGCCCCACGGTGGTGCGGATGTTCGACCCGAGCTCATGCGCGATGACGTGGGCGAAGGTCGTCTTGCCCAGCCCGCGCGGACCTGAGAGGAGCACATGGTCGAGGGGCTCCCCGCGCTCGCGCGCCGCGCCGATGAACACGGCGAGCTGATCGCGAACCCCCTCCTGACCGATGATCTCGTTGAGTCGCCGAGGTCGGAACGTGTAGTCCTGACCGTTGTCCTCGGCGAGCTGGTCGCCGTTCACCAGGCGGTCCGTCATCGGCGGGCTCTACTTCCCGACTCGTCGGAGCGCGTTGCGGATCAGGTCCTGAACCGACGCAGCCGGACCCAACTCTTTCAGCGCCGCGCCGACAGCTTCGTGCGCCGCGTCCTCGTGCGCGTCGAGGCTCACCAGGGCATCCACCGCCTCGCGAGCCGCATCGGTCGACGGAGCCCTGCCGATCACGAACGCGCGGATCGCACCCAGCCTGGACTGCAGCTCCAGCAATATCTTCTGGGCTGTCTTGCGACCGATCCCGGGAACTCGCGCCAGCGCGGACACGTCGCCTTCCTGAACCGCCTGAGCGAACTGCTCGGACGACATCGTCGACAGCACGTTCAGCGCTGTCCGCGGGCCCACGCCGTTCACCGCGAGGACCATGCGGAACGCGTCGCGATCGTGGCGCGAGGCGAAGCCGTAGAGCGCGTGTTCATCCTCGCGCAGATGCTCGTGCGTGTAAACGCGGAGTGCCGCTCGGTCACGCGCCAAGACACTGATGGTCCGAGTCGGCATGTGGACTTCGTACCCGACGCCACCGACATCCAGGATGACGGAGTCCTCGCCCCATTCCTCGACGATGCCGTTCAGGTACGCGATCATGCACTATGCCATCTGGGTCGAAGCTGAACGGTGATCAAAGGCGAACCACGCGGCTGATGCGACTCGCCACCGGCGCGGCGAACAGGTGACAGATCGCGTTCGCCAGCCCGTCAGCCGCGTCGTCCGGTCTGGGTGGCTGGCGCAGCCCCAGCAACGTCTGGAC
This DNA window, taken from Candidatus Poribacteria bacterium, encodes the following:
- the ruvA gene encoding Holliday junction branch migration protein RuvA, which produces MIAYLNGIVEEWGEDSVILDVGGVGYEVHMPTRTISVLARDRAALRVYTHEHLREDEHALYGFASRHDRDAFRMVLAVNGVGPRTALNVLSTMSSEQFAQAVQEGDVSALARVPGIGRKTAQKILLELQSRLGAIRAFVIGRAPSTDAAREAVDALVSLDAHEDAAHEAVGAALKELGPAASVQDLIRNALRRVGK
- the ruvB gene encoding Holliday junction branch migration DNA helicase RuvB codes for the protein MTDRLVNGDQLAEDNGQDYTFRPRRLNEIIGQEGVRDQLAVFIGAARERGEPLDHVLLSGPRGLGKTTFAHVIAHELGSNIRTTVGPVLERLELSQLLTTMEKGDVLFIDEVHRVNIRAQEILYPAMEDFALDIVLGQGGPGARPVRLPLPRFTLIGATTKEGLLSGPLRDRFGVRLRLDYYAEESLRQIIARDARLMSVTLAPGGAEEIAGRSRGTPRVAKRLLRRIRDYAMVHGDGTITQEIARDTLETLGVDELGLDEMDRRILQCIVARDGIASLNTIASAVSEDERTVEDTYEPFLIQIGFLSRTSRGRSLTRRAYDYLGVAPSAEQDLLF